A single region of the Elizabethkingia sp. JS20170427COW genome encodes:
- a CDS encoding alpha/beta hydrolase, translating to MKKWETNLYICFMKLHYLLRKPYTIDENTRLLVMLHGYGSNEEDLFSFVPSLPENWLVVSFRAPILSSYGGYAWYNINFTDVDQFIDMEQAEEALKEITSNIQDIQQEYGISGKTHLMGFSQGGILSYALALRNPENYQKIAILSAYPELKILQNLSRNTKALQELDFFISHGMEDGVIPLDLARTAAELLEDLGIHFSFREYMSGHSVNQKNYIDLMSFLER from the coding sequence ATGAAAAAGTGGGAAACTAATCTCTATATTTGTTTCATGAAATTGCATTATCTTTTGAGAAAACCTTATACCATTGATGAAAATACTCGTCTTTTGGTAATGTTACATGGCTATGGAAGTAATGAAGAAGATTTGTTTAGCTTTGTTCCTTCTTTGCCTGAAAATTGGCTGGTGGTGAGCTTTAGAGCTCCCATACTTTCTTCCTATGGTGGCTATGCTTGGTATAATATTAATTTTACCGATGTAGATCAGTTTATCGATATGGAGCAGGCAGAAGAGGCTTTAAAAGAGATAACAAGTAATATACAAGATATTCAACAAGAATATGGGATTTCGGGTAAAACTCATTTGATGGGCTTTAGCCAAGGAGGGATTTTGTCTTATGCCTTAGCGCTTAGGAATCCTGAAAACTACCAAAAGATAGCCATCCTTAGTGCATATCCAGAACTGAAAATACTTCAGAATTTGTCTCGAAATACAAAGGCTTTACAAGAACTAGATTTTTTTATTTCTCACGGGATGGAAGATGGGGTAATTCCTTTAGATTTGGCGAGGACAGCAGCCGAATTATTGGAGGATTTAGGAATCCACTTTAGCTTTAGAGAATATATGAGTGGGCATTCTGTAAACCAAAAAAATTATATAGACCTAATGAGCTTTTTAGAACGATAG
- a CDS encoding CCA tRNA nucleotidyltransferase — protein sequence MTINLNQNKNLKIFKLVSEAAKKNQQSAFIVGGYVRDLIMNRKSPTDIDFVTESSGIKLAETLANMIEPRPKVSVFKTYGTAMIKFRNMDLEFVGARKESYTENSRNPEVEAGSLEDDQKRRDFTINAMAISLDKNSFGELIDPFNGLQDIKDKILRTPLEPVQTYSDDPLRMMRAIRFAATLGFDIEENSLKAIQQEAHRIKIVSMERIMTEFNKIMMSEKPSRGLKILEETGLFQIILPEIVALKGIEEIDGLKHKDNFYHTLEVVDNISKNTDNLWLRWAALLHDVGKAPTKKFTPEFGWSFHGHEFLGSKMVKSLFQRLKLPLGPERKYVQKMVKLSSRPIALITDDASDSALRRLLFDAGEDLEDLFTLCKADITTKNPQKQQRFKKNFEYVENKIKEVEEKDHVRNFQPPITGEEIMKLFGLNPGREIGVLKEKVKEAILEGIIPNDKEAATQFTIQQAQELFNLKVK from the coding sequence ATGACTATTAATCTCAACCAAAATAAAAATTTAAAAATTTTCAAACTCGTTAGTGAAGCAGCTAAAAAAAATCAACAATCTGCTTTTATTGTCGGAGGGTATGTTAGAGATTTAATTATGAATCGAAAAAGCCCTACAGATATCGATTTTGTTACCGAAAGTAGTGGTATAAAACTCGCCGAGACTTTGGCCAATATGATAGAACCTCGTCCAAAGGTATCTGTTTTTAAAACTTACGGAACTGCGATGATAAAATTCAGAAATATGGATCTTGAATTTGTAGGAGCTCGCAAAGAAAGTTATACTGAAAACAGTAGAAACCCTGAAGTAGAGGCTGGCAGTTTGGAAGATGACCAAAAACGAAGAGACTTTACCATCAATGCAATGGCAATTTCTCTTGATAAAAATAGTTTTGGAGAATTGATAGATCCCTTTAATGGATTACAGGACATCAAGGATAAAATTCTTCGTACCCCTTTAGAACCTGTGCAAACCTACTCTGACGATCCACTCAGAATGATGAGAGCCATCCGTTTTGCTGCTACTCTAGGCTTCGACATTGAAGAAAACTCTCTAAAAGCCATACAGCAAGAGGCTCACCGTATCAAAATCGTATCCATGGAAAGGATTATGACAGAATTTAACAAAATTATGATGTCTGAAAAGCCTTCTCGTGGTCTTAAGATTCTTGAAGAAACAGGGCTTTTCCAAATTATCCTTCCTGAAATTGTAGCCTTAAAAGGAATTGAGGAAATTGATGGTTTAAAACATAAAGATAACTTCTATCATACTTTAGAAGTGGTAGATAATATTTCCAAAAACACGGATAACCTCTGGTTAAGATGGGCAGCCCTACTTCACGATGTGGGCAAAGCTCCTACCAAAAAATTTACCCCTGAATTTGGATGGTCTTTTCATGGTCATGAATTTTTAGGATCCAAAATGGTGAAATCGCTTTTCCAACGTCTAAAACTGCCTTTGGGACCCGAGAGAAAATATGTACAAAAAATGGTAAAGCTCTCTTCTCGCCCTATTGCTTTAATTACCGACGATGCTTCCGATAGCGCTCTGCGCCGTTTGCTTTTTGATGCTGGTGAAGATTTAGAAGATTTATTCACCCTATGCAAAGCCGATATTACCACGAAAAATCCTCAGAAGCAACAACGCTTCAAGAAAAATTTCGAGTATGTTGAAAATAAAATAAAAGAGGTAGAAGAGAAGGATCATGTTAGAAACTTCCAGCCTCCTATCACTGGTGAAGAAATCATGAAACTCTTCGGCCTTAACCCTGGTAGAGAAATTGGAGTTCTTAAAGAAAAGGTAAAAGAAGCCATCCTAGAAGGGATTATCCCTAATGACAAGGAAGCGGCTACACAATTTACCATACAGCAAGCTCAAGAGCTTTTTAACCTAAAAGTTAAATAA
- a CDS encoding SusD/RagB family nutrient-binding outer membrane lipoprotein yields MKKNIIRISLALSTLAISLSSVSCTNEFEEINADPNKTDKPLTYGLFNNANKQLMDGSRSSFESGRLALPWMQYSAQRNYTEEDRYQYRITSSQSLWSTYYMVAADYKKIIELNTDPATASQMSVYGPNNNQIAAARVMLSYVFLNLADTFGDVPYYSYGNKDADFQALGIESTTTPKFASQLKIYTDILKELKEASDMITTGDVVFTTGDHLFGSGEKLKRFANSLRLRVATRVKGVVPGADIAIQEAIASGVMQSNDDNVGLKYENNLVNPSPIYSWFIGRSDFDINKTFTEVLKGKKGNFGQDPRLFKFAAPVGALISDIMDGKVAEETNPDNIQGMPYGIPSSLTASQRASSSYWSSNVIRKDYTEILMEYSEVEFLLCEANGWDDTHYKKAVQASLEKWNVEDSKITQFVNSLPPANKANVLNQKWIALFMQPYEAWAEYRRTGYPNLLLLPGQQGQLNDGTPYTFTSLISGLTDLPTRIYYPTSLPLLNSANYNAAVSNMGADDMKTKLIWDKN; encoded by the coding sequence ATGAAAAAAAATATAATTAGAATATCATTAGCATTATCAACGCTGGCTATATCATTATCTTCAGTGAGTTGTACTAATGAGTTTGAAGAAATTAATGCCGATCCAAATAAGACAGATAAACCACTTACCTATGGTTTGTTTAATAATGCAAACAAGCAATTGATGGATGGCTCTAGATCAAGTTTTGAATCAGGTAGATTAGCGTTACCTTGGATGCAATATTCAGCTCAAAGAAATTATACAGAAGAGGATAGATATCAATATCGTATTACTAGTAGCCAATCATTATGGTCTACATATTATATGGTTGCTGCAGACTATAAAAAAATAATAGAACTTAATACCGATCCCGCAACAGCTTCTCAAATGAGCGTTTATGGACCAAATAATAATCAAATTGCGGCAGCAAGAGTAATGTTATCTTATGTGTTTTTAAATTTAGCAGATACATTTGGGGATGTACCTTATTATTCTTATGGGAATAAAGATGCTGATTTTCAAGCGTTAGGTATTGAATCTACAACTACGCCTAAATTTGCATCTCAATTAAAGATATATACAGATATATTGAAAGAATTGAAGGAAGCTTCTGATATGATTACTACAGGTGATGTTGTATTTACTACAGGAGATCATCTATTTGGTAGCGGGGAAAAACTAAAAAGATTTGCTAATTCTTTGAGATTGAGAGTCGCAACTAGGGTTAAAGGAGTTGTTCCAGGTGCCGATATAGCAATACAAGAAGCTATAGCAAGTGGAGTTATGCAATCTAATGATGATAATGTAGGATTGAAATATGAAAACAATTTAGTTAATCCATCTCCTATTTATAGTTGGTTTATAGGTAGATCAGATTTTGATATTAATAAAACATTTACTGAAGTATTAAAAGGTAAAAAAGGTAATTTTGGACAAGATCCTCGTTTATTTAAATTTGCTGCCCCTGTAGGAGCTTTAATATCAGACATTATGGATGGTAAAGTAGCAGAGGAAACAAATCCAGATAATATACAAGGTATGCCTTACGGTATCCCATCTTCTTTAACAGCATCTCAAAGAGCTAGCTCTAGTTATTGGAGTAGTAATGTTATTAGAAAAGATTATACAGAAATATTAATGGAATATTCAGAAGTAGAATTTCTTCTTTGTGAGGCAAATGGTTGGGATGATACTCATTATAAAAAAGCTGTTCAAGCTTCTTTAGAAAAATGGAACGTAGAGGATAGTAAAATAACACAATTTGTGAACTCATTACCTCCTGCAAATAAAGCAAATGTGTTAAATCAGAAATGGATAGCACTATTTATGCAACCATATGAAGCTTGGGCAGAATATAGAAGAACAGGATATCCTAATTTATTGTTGTTACCTGGACAACAAGGACAATTAAATGATGGAACACCATATACATTTACATCATTAATTTCAGGACTTACAGATCTACCAACAAGAATTTATTATCCAACATCTCTTCCTTTATTAAATAGTGCAAATTACAATGCTGCTGTATCAAACATGGGAGCAGATGATATGAAAACTAAATTAATTTGGGATAAAAATTAA
- a CDS encoding SusC/RagA family TonB-linked outer membrane protein, whose product MKKLTSTVLAVVLSSSFGLVSAQKTKQDSSKTTDIQEVVVTALGIKREKKSLGYASQEVKGDLISEAGQVNAVSALSGNVAGVQVNAPSTMGGSTRITVRGISSITGENRPLIIVDGIPLDNTNVNSTDTQRGGGGRDYGDASFDINPDDIESVTVLKGGPASALYGSRASNGVIIYTTKSAKRGRTTIDLNTGVSFESIYIYPNLQREYGGGSSDQFEQITIAGKKYNIADYSTDESWGPKYNPNLMYLPWYAFDTEFKNDYMKEVPWVAPANDVDKFFQTGVTYTNNIAVSKSFENTNVRFSYTNTNISGILPSSGIDKNNFSFNATTKLSDKLKASTVINYVNTSASNRPDTGYGDDSFGVKFFQWGQRQLDYAKLRDYKLADGSQRAWNRSAWNDSTPAYHDNPYWTLYENWTKDQRSRVYGTINLTYNFTKNLYLVANVMGDNYTLSQQSVVAVGSQAQSSYRTSKRTVSEYNYEARLHYDNKFGDFNLTSFVGVNRRQNKVALITGASVGGLIIPNYYNLSNSRENALATNAENQKRVNSLYGQISLGYKDFLYLEATGRNDWFSTVTTDSFYPSATLSFIFSSIIKAPWLSFGKLRLGWANIGNDTNPYQTVDYADALIPFLGDPRYSLNPTKANTNLKPERKTTKEIGLEMSFLKNRIGFDATYYDVKIRDLILPLEIDYSTGFRYTVINGGLMTNKGVELNVYGTPIKTPNFSWNINVNFAKNVNKVEELDFGAQNYLYTNAPFRAQLYATVGQPYGTIYGTNFVYDANGNKVVGSDGLYKATGIENLGSILPDYNMGIRNSFKYKNISLSALIDIQKGGKYFSTSHMWGMYSGMIEESALNGNREGGVVLEGVKEDGTINDQRISAVDWGKSYYNTVDAQNVFDASYIKLRDITLSYDLPKDFLQGTSLTGVRISAFARNLFAWNLDWKGMDPENTSYGSGNIQGLEGGSLPSTRQYGVNLSFKF is encoded by the coding sequence ATGAAGAAACTAACAAGCACAGTTTTAGCTGTTGTCTTGTCATCGTCTTTTGGCTTAGTTTCAGCCCAAAAAACAAAACAAGACTCTTCTAAAACTACTGATATCCAAGAAGTGGTGGTTACCGCTTTGGGTATCAAAAGAGAGAAAAAATCTTTAGGTTATGCATCTCAAGAAGTTAAAGGAGATTTGATTTCAGAAGCAGGACAAGTAAATGCAGTGAGTGCGTTATCAGGAAATGTAGCAGGGGTACAAGTAAATGCACCATCAACGATGGGGGGATCTACCCGTATTACTGTTAGAGGTATAAGTTCTATTACTGGAGAAAATAGACCATTAATTATTGTTGATGGAATACCTTTAGATAATACAAATGTTAACAGTACAGATACTCAGAGAGGAGGTGGAGGTAGAGATTATGGAGATGCTTCATTTGATATAAACCCTGATGATATTGAAAGTGTTACTGTTTTAAAAGGGGGTCCTGCATCTGCTCTTTACGGTTCAAGAGCATCTAATGGGGTAATTATTTATACTACAAAATCAGCAAAAAGAGGACGAACAACAATAGATTTAAATACCGGAGTTTCATTTGAAAGCATATATATATATCCAAATTTACAAAGAGAATACGGTGGAGGAAGTTCTGATCAGTTTGAACAAATTACAATAGCTGGAAAAAAATATAATATTGCTGATTATAGTACTGATGAGAGTTGGGGACCTAAATATAATCCAAACTTGATGTATCTTCCTTGGTATGCTTTTGATACTGAGTTTAAAAATGATTACATGAAAGAGGTTCCATGGGTAGCTCCGGCTAATGATGTGGATAAATTTTTTCAGACAGGGGTAACGTATACTAACAATATTGCTGTTTCCAAATCATTTGAAAATACTAATGTAAGATTTTCATACACTAATACAAATATTTCAGGTATATTACCTTCTTCAGGTATTGATAAAAATAATTTTTCATTTAATGCAACCACTAAGCTTTCAGATAAATTAAAGGCGAGTACTGTTATTAATTATGTGAATACAAGTGCGAGTAATAGACCAGATACAGGATATGGAGATGATTCTTTTGGAGTGAAATTTTTCCAATGGGGGCAGCGTCAGTTAGATTATGCAAAATTAAGAGATTATAAGTTGGCAGATGGCTCTCAAAGGGCATGGAATAGATCAGCATGGAATGATTCAACTCCAGCATATCACGATAATCCATACTGGACCTTATATGAAAATTGGACTAAAGATCAGAGAAGTAGAGTATATGGTACTATTAATTTGACATATAATTTTACAAAAAATCTATATTTAGTAGCTAATGTAATGGGAGATAATTATACTTTAAGTCAACAATCTGTTGTTGCCGTTGGTTCTCAAGCACAATCTTCTTATAGAACGAGTAAGAGAACTGTTTCTGAATATAATTATGAAGCAAGATTACATTATGATAATAAATTTGGTGATTTTAACTTAACTTCTTTTGTTGGGGTTAATAGAAGACAAAATAAAGTAGCTCTTATTACGGGTGCAAGTGTTGGGGGGTTAATAATCCCAAACTATTATAATTTATCTAATAGTAGAGAAAATGCATTAGCAACTAATGCAGAAAATCAAAAGAGAGTAAATAGTTTATATGGTCAAATTTCATTGGGATATAAAGATTTTTTATATTTAGAAGCTACTGGGAGAAATGATTGGTTTTCAACTGTAACAACAGATTCATTTTATCCTTCAGCAACATTATCATTTATATTTTCAAGTATTATTAAAGCACCATGGTTGTCATTTGGGAAGTTAAGACTTGGATGGGCTAATATAGGAAATGATACTAACCCTTATCAAACTGTTGATTATGCAGATGCATTAATACCGTTTTTAGGAGATCCTAGATATTCACTAAACCCAACAAAAGCAAATACTAATTTGAAACCAGAAAGGAAGACGACAAAAGAGATTGGGTTAGAAATGAGCTTCTTGAAAAATAGAATAGGGTTTGATGCAACTTATTATGATGTCAAAATTAGAGATTTGATATTACCATTAGAAATTGATTATTCTACAGGATTTAGATACACTGTAATTAATGGAGGACTAATGACTAATAAAGGGGTGGAATTAAATGTTTATGGTACCCCAATTAAAACTCCAAACTTTTCATGGAATATAAATGTAAACTTTGCCAAAAATGTAAATAAGGTTGAAGAATTAGATTTTGGAGCTCAGAATTATTTATATACGAATGCGCCATTTAGAGCACAGTTATATGCTACAGTAGGTCAACCTTATGGTACAATTTATGGTACCAATTTCGTATATGATGCTAATGGTAATAAAGTAGTTGGATCAGATGGACTATATAAAGCAACAGGCATTGAAAACTTAGGTTCTATATTACCAGACTATAATATGGGTATTAGAAACTCATTTAAGTATAAGAATATTAGTTTATCAGCCCTTATAGATATTCAAAAAGGTGGTAAATATTTTTCTACTAGCCATATGTGGGGAATGTATTCTGGTATGATTGAAGAGAGTGCTTTAAATGGGAATAGAGAAGGAGGTGTTGTTTTAGAAGGAGTTAAAGAAGATGGAACAATTAATGATCAGAGAATATCTGCAGTTGATTGGGGAAAATCCTATTATAATACTGTAGATGCTCAGAATGTATTTGATGCTAGTTATATTAAATTGAGAGATATCACGTTGTCTTATGATTTACCGAAAGATTTTCTACAAGGTACATCACTTACAGGGGTTAGAATTTCTGCATTTGCAAGAAATTTATTTGCATGGAACCTTGATTGGAAAGGTATGGATCCAGAAAATACTTCATATGGATCAGGAAATATTCAAGGTTTAGAAGGGGGATCTTTACCTTCTACAAGACAATATGGAGTAAACTTATCATTTAAATTTTAA
- a CDS encoding ribonuclease HII, with product MDTHYTNSLIEAGCDEVGRGCLAGPVVAAAVIIDRNFNNALINDSKKLSSKNIKILAEEIKNNAIDYAIAELSPSFIDEHNILQASIHAMHLALDQLTTRPEFILVDGNRFHPYPFTPHQCIVKGDSKFLSIAAASIIAKDYRDRLMEKLHEEYPQYAWDKNVGYPTKAHREAIQEFGPTHYHRMSFKLL from the coding sequence ATGGATACACATTACACAAACTCCCTAATAGAGGCAGGTTGCGACGAGGTTGGCAGAGGCTGTTTAGCAGGTCCTGTGGTAGCCGCCGCAGTTATCATCGATCGTAATTTTAACAATGCATTGATTAACGATTCTAAGAAATTAAGCAGTAAAAACATTAAAATCCTTGCCGAAGAGATAAAAAATAACGCTATTGATTATGCAATTGCAGAGTTATCCCCATCTTTTATTGACGAACATAACATTCTACAAGCAAGCATACACGCCATGCATTTGGCATTAGATCAACTTACCACTCGCCCCGAATTTATCCTCGTGGATGGTAATCGTTTTCACCCCTATCCCTTCACTCCACACCAGTGTATTGTAAAAGGAGATTCTAAATTCTTAAGTATCGCTGCAGCTTCCATCATTGCCAAGGACTACCGAGATAGACTAATGGAGAAATTGCATGAAGAGTACCCTCAATACGCATGGGATAAAAATGTAGGCTATCCTACCAAAGCTCACCGAGAGGCTATTCAGGAATTTGGTCCTACTCATTATCACAGAATGAGTTTCAAACTTCTTTAA
- a CDS encoding nitronate monooxygenase family protein, with amino-acid sequence MKTDTLLSQLKSPILLAPMLGVVTPEMVAAVSNHGALGGLPLGGQSPEKALQLIQKTKSLTSEIFAVNLFTHSKPSLEQNLTKVEKMKSYLLQKVKDKQWSEQYDFNYSFYPYQDLIDIIIAEEIKVVSFTFGRLDAESIQKLKDHSILIIGTATCLEEAMLLEKSGIDMVVAQGIEAGGHRGGFLEGDLPQVGLFSLLPQLVENLSIPVIASGGIYDHKTMQAAFQLGAQAVQIGSYFIAATESLATDTYRQLLKQSKDTSTMLTKSFSGRWARGIKNEWMMETQDMEIPDYPLQNLLTQPLRALAKAHGDIEYTNYWAGQNAHHAKTVSTQEIIEELTNIYKTIKI; translated from the coding sequence ATGAAAACAGATACACTTTTATCACAACTCAAAAGCCCCATTTTACTTGCTCCCATGTTGGGGGTTGTTACCCCAGAAATGGTTGCCGCAGTTTCCAACCATGGAGCCTTGGGAGGATTACCTTTAGGAGGACAAAGCCCCGAAAAAGCTTTACAGCTCATCCAAAAAACCAAATCTCTAACTTCAGAAATCTTTGCCGTCAACTTATTTACTCACTCGAAGCCTTCGTTGGAGCAAAATCTCACGAAGGTAGAAAAAATGAAAAGCTACCTTTTGCAAAAGGTAAAAGACAAGCAATGGTCGGAACAATATGACTTCAATTATTCTTTCTACCCTTACCAAGATTTGATAGACATCATCATTGCTGAAGAAATCAAAGTGGTTAGCTTCACCTTCGGGAGGTTGGATGCGGAAAGTATCCAGAAACTAAAAGACCATTCTATTCTGATTATTGGTACCGCTACCTGCCTAGAAGAGGCAATGTTATTAGAAAAAAGTGGCATAGATATGGTCGTTGCTCAAGGCATAGAAGCAGGAGGACATAGAGGTGGATTTTTAGAAGGTGACCTCCCTCAAGTTGGCCTCTTCTCATTACTCCCACAGCTTGTTGAAAATCTCAGTATTCCTGTTATAGCTTCTGGAGGTATTTACGATCATAAGACCATGCAAGCTGCATTTCAGCTAGGAGCGCAAGCCGTACAAATCGGTAGTTACTTTATTGCGGCTACTGAGAGTTTAGCTACAGATACCTATCGTCAACTTTTAAAGCAAAGTAAAGATACTTCCACCATGCTTACCAAAAGTTTTAGTGGCAGGTGGGCAAGAGGAATTAAAAACGAATGGATGATGGAAACTCAGGATATGGAAATCCCAGATTATCCACTTCAGAATCTCCTCACCCAACCTCTAAGAGCTTTGGCTAAAGCTCATGGAGATATAGAATATACCAACTATTGGGCTGGTCAAAATGCCCATCATGCCAAAACAGTAAGCACTCAAGAAATTATCGAGGAGCTTACCAATATTTATAAAACAATAAAAATTTAA
- a CDS encoding aminoacyl-histidine dipeptidase, with protein MDLLNLEPKAIWKNFSALNSVPRPSKKEEKVIAFIKSFGESLNLDTYVDKTGNVIIRKPATPGMEDRKMIVLQSHLDMVCQKNNDTVFDFETQGIEMYVDGDWVRAKGTTLGADNGLGVATIMSILESNDIPHPALEALFTIDEETGMTGAFGLEEGTLQGEILLNLDTEEDDEIDIGCAGGVDVSAYHSYATQSFTGKAICVSIKGLKGGHSGMDIIKGRGNANVLLSRFLFVGLSQQLQLLSIQSGGLRNAIPREGTAYFTVNNSAEYLKLAEVLKSEILNEYKSIEKEININISEVETEQNAISIEDSASLIKSLKAAHNGVYRMSPDVEGLVEASNNIAKVVLDNGELKILNLTRSSVESTKMEVAEQLRAAFELGGMRVKFTGSYPGWQPNPHSEIVEILENIYTRKFGDKPNVVACHAGLECGLIGAHYPKMEMVSFGPTIKGAHSPEERASIASTQKFWSFLQDILKEIPKK; from the coding sequence ATGGATTTATTAAATCTTGAACCTAAGGCGATTTGGAAAAATTTCTCAGCCTTAAATTCGGTTCCAAGACCTTCTAAAAAGGAGGAAAAAGTGATTGCTTTTATCAAAAGTTTTGGTGAAAGCCTAAATCTAGATACTTATGTTGATAAAACAGGAAACGTTATCATCCGTAAACCTGCTACTCCTGGGATGGAAGATCGTAAAATGATCGTTTTACAATCCCACCTAGACATGGTATGCCAAAAAAATAACGATACCGTTTTTGATTTTGAAACACAAGGAATAGAAATGTATGTGGATGGCGACTGGGTAAGAGCTAAAGGTACTACTCTAGGTGCCGACAATGGACTTGGGGTAGCGACCATCATGAGCATTCTTGAAAGTAACGACATCCCCCACCCTGCATTAGAAGCTCTTTTTACCATTGATGAAGAGACAGGAATGACAGGAGCTTTCGGGCTTGAAGAAGGCACTTTACAAGGAGAAATTTTACTTAACTTAGATACCGAAGAAGACGATGAAATTGATATAGGTTGTGCTGGAGGTGTTGATGTAAGTGCTTATCACAGCTACGCGACACAAAGTTTTACAGGAAAAGCAATTTGCGTAAGCATCAAAGGGCTGAAAGGAGGACACTCTGGTATGGACATCATCAAAGGACGTGGAAATGCTAATGTTTTACTTTCTCGTTTCTTATTTGTTGGTTTATCTCAACAATTACAACTGCTTTCTATACAATCTGGTGGATTAAGAAATGCTATTCCTAGAGAGGGAACAGCTTACTTCACCGTTAATAATTCTGCCGAATATCTAAAACTTGCTGAAGTTTTAAAATCTGAAATCCTAAACGAATACAAAAGTATTGAGAAAGAAATCAACATCAACATCAGCGAGGTGGAAACTGAACAAAACGCTATCAGTATTGAAGATTCTGCCAGCCTTATCAAAAGCTTAAAAGCTGCCCATAATGGCGTATACAGAATGAGTCCCGATGTTGAAGGATTGGTAGAGGCTTCTAACAATATTGCAAAAGTAGTCTTAGACAACGGAGAGCTAAAAATCCTTAACCTTACCCGTTCTTCTGTGGAATCTACTAAAATGGAAGTTGCAGAACAACTAAGAGCAGCTTTTGAACTAGGAGGAATGAGGGTAAAATTCACAGGTTCTTATCCAGGATGGCAACCTAACCCACACTCTGAGATTGTAGAAATTTTAGAAAACATCTACACTCGTAAATTTGGTGATAAACCTAATGTAGTAGCCTGCCACGCTGGGTTAGAATGTGGTCTTATCGGAGCCCACTATCCTAAAATGGAAATGGTATCTTTTGGACCTACGATTAAGGGAGCTCACTCTCCTGAAGAAAGAGCTAGTATCGCTTCTACTCAGAAATTCTGGAGCTTCTTACAAGATATTTTAAAAGAAATTCCTAAAAAATAA
- a CDS encoding DUF5606 domain-containing protein, giving the protein MQLEKIISISGKPGLFKLVSQLRNGFIIEDITTGKKSNISNSSQVSLLDNISMFTFDAEVPLFEVFHNIAKKEDFKATISHKSASAELRAFMAEALPNYDVNRVYESDIKKLIQWYNILQKGGYIKEENFAQPQVEEVAPAEEVVAEEKVEKKPTKKSAAKITKAKAEKKAEGEEKKPAKKTTKKKTEE; this is encoded by the coding sequence ATGCAGTTAGAAAAAATTATCTCGATTTCGGGTAAACCGGGGCTTTTCAAATTAGTATCTCAACTAAGAAATGGTTTTATTATTGAAGATATTACTACAGGTAAAAAATCTAATATCTCCAACTCTAGCCAAGTAAGTCTTTTGGATAATATCTCTATGTTTACTTTTGATGCTGAGGTGCCTTTATTTGAAGTTTTCCATAATATTGCTAAAAAAGAAGATTTTAAAGCAACTATTTCTCATAAATCTGCATCTGCAGAGTTAAGAGCTTTTATGGCAGAAGCACTTCCTAATTATGATGTAAATAGAGTTTACGAATCGGATATCAAAAAACTAATTCAATGGTATAACATTCTTCAAAAAGGAGGATATATTAAAGAGGAAAATTTCGCTCAACCTCAAGTTGAAGAAGTTGCACCTGCTGAAGAAGTAGTAGCAGAAGAAAAAGTAGAAAAAAAGCCGACAAAGAAATCGGCAGCAAAAATTACTAAAGCTAAAGCTGAAAAAAAAGCTGAAGGTGAAGAGAAAAAACCTGCTAAAAAAACAACAAAAAAGAAAACTGAGGAATAA